In the genome of Phragmites australis chromosome 9, lpPhrAust1.1, whole genome shotgun sequence, the window GCAGCCGACACCAACACCGAAATTTTCCACCTTAAGGCCAATGCGCGACGATGAAAAAATCACATCTAGCACCTTCAGAAGGAGCACAGGTGGGCTGCTACCCACGAGGACAAAGAGCAACTATTCACGAATACTTCACGTGAATTATGGGCCAACCAGAAGCTAGAGATACATACCTTAATTGGGAATCCCTTGGAATCTAGTCAATAGACCTAACATCTTTAGATGCCCCATTTACAGAGGACGAAATTCTTAACGCCATCACTCAATTGCCAACAGATAAAGCGCCAGGGCCTGATGGTTACACAAGAGCCTTCTAGAAGGAATGTTGGGTCATCATCAAGCAAGACATGATATTAGCCTTTAACTCCATTTATTCCTTGAGATGCACACACACAAGATTTGCTAAACTCTGCAAACATCACTCTCATTCCCAAAAAAGAGGGTGCGAATAAGATATTTGACTACCAGCCAATTAGTCTAATTCAcgaaattgcaaaaatcatgTCAAAAGTCTTGGCACTCTGTCTGGCCCGCTTCATGCACTCGCTCATCTCGCCAAACCAAAATGCTTTCATCAAAGGGCGTAGCATCCATGACAACTTCCTATATGTGCGCAATTTGGTAAGGCGCTTCCACACAAGTAAAACCCTAGCCTTACTGATCAAGCTTGACATTTTAAAAGCTTTTGACTCGGTTCGATGGGATTACCTACTTGGCCTCATGAGACAATTAAGATTCCCATCAAGATGGAGATATTGGATGGTAGCACTTTTTGCCAGCTCCTCCTCAAAATATCACTCAATGGCATTCTGCGAAATGCAATCAACCATGGCCAAGGACTATGACAATATGACCCCTTATCTCCTCTCCTTTTCATCCTCGCTATCAATCCCTTACACCCGATTTAAGCAAAGGCCACAGACTTAGGCCTCTGAGCAAACTAAGGGGACGCATGGCACGTATCTAAACATCCATGGAAGTGGATGACGCAATCATCTTCCTAAATCCTAGTCATCTTCCCAAATCCTACTAAGGATGACATCCACAACATGGTGCAATTCATAGAGCACTTTGGCTTGCAACAGGGCTCAAAACAAACGTCGATAAATCTCTAGTGGCGCCAATAAGAGGAAAAAATGTGGACCTAGATGAAGTTTTAGAAGACCTAGCGGCAACAAGAACGGGCTTCCTAATGAAATATCTAGGTCTTTATTTAGCTATCAGAAGACTTCGACAGGTAGATTACAATCCCTTATGGACAAATCTGCATGACGCTTATCAGGATGTCAAGGAAAACACCAAAACATGTTGGGGCGGGCAACCATAGCGAAGGCAGTACTCTCCACACTACCTGTGTGCTTTCTAACTACCCTAAAAGTTCTAAAGTTAGCGATTGAAAAGCTAGACCGTCTTCAAAAATTGTTCCTATGAGTTGGAGATGGAGACCTAATGGGCGGCAAATGTAAGGTGAACTGGAAAAGGGTCTGTTGTCCAACATACCTTGGCGGGCTAGGTATCCTCGACATGGAAAGATTTGCGAAAGACTTACGCATACGTTGGCTAAGGCATGAATAGAGGTCACCTAACAACATGGATTGGCATGGGAACCTCATGCGATGAGATGGacaagttgcttttcacatcaACGACTAACATTACCATTAGAAATGGACAAACAGTGCATTTTTGGCACTATGTGTGGATGCACGGGCAACGGCCAAAGGATCTTGCGCcaattattttcaaattttcaaaaagaaaaaactgaagACTAAAAGATGCCATGTTCAACGACAATTGTATTAGTGATGTTGActttcaaaataatttcacattCGCTCACCTAAACCTGCTAGGCCTCCTATGGAATGAATTACATAGCGTGCAGCTCAATCCCAGCACACCGGACCAAATCACCTAGAAACCCTCAAACCATAGGGAATACAACACAACTTCGACATACAGGGCGCAATTTATTGGATTATCTAAGACAAACTATAATGTGTTCATATTGAAGCCTTAGGCACCATAGAAGTGTACATTTTTCGCATGGCTAGTGGTGCAAAATAGAGTATGAACCTCCGACCGATTGACGACCCGTGGATGGCCCAACAGCACCTACTGCCCATTGTGCCGTCACACCCACGAGACCGCTCATCACCTCTTAGTGGAGTGCCGCTACACGAAATGGGTGTGGACCAATGTCGCCTCCTGGATAGCATATCTACAAATTGATCGGGCAAATTGGGCACCAAACGCATTAGTTCAGGAGTGGTGGATAGCGCTAAGTACAACCGAGAAGTATCAAAAAAAGGCTTGAGATCTCTATTTCTTTTGATAGCATGGGAAATATTGAAGGAGCGGAATGGTAGAATTTTTTCAGATGAAAGCTGTGTTGGCGATCTCGCTTTTTGCAAAGATCAAAGAGGAAGCTCGTACATGGGCTATCGTCAGAGCGAGTCGACTTGCGATGtcaggccatctccagcagctaccttaaattttaattctcaaaaatactattacagcatcccctatcactattacagtatttcttattttttttcatctccagcagctatctcatttcctaccttctactcctctttttctctctccggtccgcagtcagcctctgtgaacagcaCTGCTACAGTGGTGCACTCAAAGATTCTGTTGGAGATTACAGTAACCCGTAAACATTGTAGCCCCGAATCTGCAAATTTGAAGGATCTGCTGGAGTTGCCTCAATACCAAGAGAGTAAACCTTGCAGttcctcccttttcttttttttccttttctgtaTTCAGCCCCCAAGATGCCTACATGTATATAATCTCCTTCTATATTCAATAAAATTGGCACGGTCTCGTGCtagtttgttaaaaaaaatctagagcaCAGCCTATGTTTTTGAAAGTAGGTAGCTATGAGGAATCCAAATCCTCTGAGTTCAAGCGGTGAAATTAGACGGAGCAGCAACATGTGAGAGGATAAGTACCAATTTGCATTTGAATACTGTAGCAACGACATTGTTTATGAAAAACTGTAACAAATTTATTACTTATACGGTACTATATCACTACTGTAATATTAAATCTCGTCCATCCATTTACTGATTCAAATGTTTATATTGGAATGAAGCTAGCTGTGAAGTCAAAAAGATCCGTACAGTTTTGAGTAAACCGCTCTGCACGGTCTCGCCCcaggcccccccccccccccctcttacgAGCAAGGAGGTCTTCCGTCCACTAGTTTCCCCAATGCTgaccgccgtccgccgccgcctccctcacgGCATCCTAACCGCCGCCTTCTCTACCGCCACTTCCACAGCCGCCGACCAGACGATCCCCTACCTGATCTCCAGTTGCGGcctctcccccgccgccgccgcccgcgccgcgccCTCCGTCCGCCTCGcctccccggccgccgccgcgcagGCGGACGCCGTCCTCGCGCTCCTCCGCCGCTACGGCTTCTCCGACGCCGACATCTCCACCACCGTCCGCAAGCTGCCCGTCGTGCTCGTCTCCGACCCGGCCAACACGCTCCAGCCCAAGCTCGACTTCCTCGCCTCCGTCGGCTTCGCGGCGCCGCTCCTGCCGCGGCTCATCTCGCTCAGCCCCATCGTCCTCCACCGCAGCGTCCAGGACCACCTGGCACCTCTCTTCGCCTCCCTCCGCGAGGTCCTCGGCTCCGACGCCCGCGTCGTCGTCGCGCTCCGCCAGATGCCCTTCGTCATCCGATGCCAGCCCAAGTCCACGCTCTTCCGCGCGCTCCCGCTGCTCCGCGACGTCCACGGCCTCTCCCCTGGCGAGGTCTCCAAGGTCGTCGCCCTCCAGCCCGGCGTCATCCTTCAGGGCCCCGACCGCATCAACGAGATCGTGGAGGCCGTCAGGAACGCTGGCGTCGAGCCCGGAAGCCCCATGTTCGTCCACGTCTTCTCCATTCTCTCCAAGATGAAGACACCCACGCTGGAGAGCAAGATCGCGCTGTACCGGCGCCTCGGCTTCGGCGAGGACGGCGTCACCCAGATGATCCGGCGGTACCCGGGCTCGATGGCGGTCTCGGAGAGGAAGATCGAGAAGATCGTCGGGTTCCTGATCCGCAAGGCGGGGCTGAGCCTGGAGGACATCGTGGCCTACCCGGCCTTGCTCACGCGGAGCCTTGAGGCCCACTCCCGGAGGTGCGCCGTGCTCGCCGCGCTGAGGAGGGCAGGGAAGCGGCAGGGGCAGCACCGGCTGGCCGTGGTGCTCGTGTGCACCGAGGAACGGTTCCTTCAGGTGTATGTGCAGCCGCACCTGGAGGAGCTCCCTGATGTCCTCCGATCCAAGAACGGCGAGATCCCGTTCGAGGGCTTCGATGGGTCGGAGGAGCAACCTAAGCCGccaaggaagaagatgagcGCATGATGCCATCCGCAGCTGTGGTTTGTTGGTTCTTGGTGGGTTCGCTCAGGCGTAGCAGtgttctatttttctcaagatGTTGTCTAGGAGCAAGGTTGCCAAGGAGAATAATGGCAATGCCATCAGTTCATTCTTTTGAGCTAATAGGTGCACATTTTCTTTACGTTGATCATTCAAGAATTTTGTGGTGTTTTGCTGTTACAGCTTTGCTACTTGCTAGTAAGCTGGTAATGAGATACATCTCAGACAAGTGTATGGGTAACTGACTTGGTAATGTTCACAATTTGAGGTGGTTTCAGTCATTAGAATGCTCATTACTAGATGATGAGTCTATTGATCAGGTACCttggttaaaaaaattaaaaggttCATTGATCAGGTTATATGAATGTATCATCAGTTGAAATGATCCCCTCCTTGGGATGAGACGAATTTGTTCCTTGATTGGCTGACATTCACCCGTGATCTCCACAAAGGGTGAAGAGGATGAGTTTGTTGGCGGATGAGCCATTGCAATTGTCCCTGTCCGCTTAGCCATTGCcgactaaaaaaaaaaaactagggaTGGTTGTTTATACGTTGTTGAATAAGATAGGATTATTCTGGATAGATGTTGAATAAGATAGGATTATTCTGGATAGATAAGATGATTTGGATGAGATAGTACCAGGGTTccaaaaaccgtcggtaaccgctcaaaaatcgcggttaccgaccttcccggtccggtccggtttcaaaaaccgcttggtaaccgaaatttgaattcaaaaaattcgaaaaaattaaaaaaaaatcaaaaaaaatcttaaaaaaactatacataattctaagaacttctgtgaaaatgtttttcaaaaataatgtcgtttgcatcatattctatagggagaaagtttgaaaaaaatgaaaaaaattgaagcgcgcggctcaattattaactcacgttaaggaaaagtgtaacatgcaaacacatatttttcttgtataaaacgtattttaagagaatctttaaaattgatttcactttatttagagttttattaaattctctattatttttacaaagttcacaagcataaagtgaatatgaaacatcactgtaattaattttttcatatctactattattttttctacgtaaatcataatataaataagctaatgaaagtggtttcactaatttttaaggtgtgataggtcagttatgaattaatctagtcgcaacacatttacacaatcatgcatgttacaataactaattcatgagttcatatatttttaaaagatataggatcatgtaagaagactaacaaaattagtttcatgatttttggattagcaaagagtaaactatgcatttaccttggtttaacaaataaaatttctcacagaaaattttgaacttttttatgagtataaatacttttatcatgtagatcatgttacaaggaagccaacaaaatttgtttcacttgatttgaagctcggatgaattagttattgattttacaagattgaacccttttttaggttttttgttgaactgcgctgaaattcgataaaaccgctcgataaatcgagaaaaccgagcggttaccgacccaaaccgctcggtaaccgaccgaataaaaaatgcgagaaaatcgctcggtaaccgacccaaaccgctcggttaccgagagggcaaaaacatgattttttcgcaaaaatttaaaatttgccgaatgaattttctccgaatttttttgaatttttgaccggtaaccgtggttatcgcgcattttcggttaccgccggagctcggtaaccgagctccggtcggtaaatggAACCTTGGATAGTACAAGTAGTATGTTTGGTTTGATGTATGtaattagggatgaaaacggacgggataaaTCTCATATCATTCATTTTCTACATTTTTTTCTAATCGTTTTCGGATTTTTCGGGACTTAGGTGAAAAAGGGGTGAAAATGGTTTTGCAATTTTCCCGAATGTATTGTCGGTATCCCGATTTTAATAGGGAATTTTCCTTCGAAATTCCCGATTTTTTTATTGCAGGAGAATGAGAATGGGAAGAAAGAAATAAACAAGAAGTGATTCAGATATGAATCGTGATGAATGATACTTATAAGTTTGTAGGAAcaagaatgacgactagagaggggtgaatatgcgtctcaataaatttctttcgaaatagatggtcttttcctatttttcacccaacgcacctcaaaacgttcaagcggaagcaaaataattagagagacaaagcaagaagactatagcaacatgactccactaatggaatatgaaccatatattccattcaagaccattccatatgTCTTTGTCCACAAAACTCgtaactttcaaagaaactagagaagatggacaccgaacaaggttatcctccaagatgatagtctagtggcaagggtactcaagacccgctcaaatacatgagtatgtgtgtaggaacgagaatggtgactagaggaggtgaataggcgcctcaacaaatttctttcgaaatagatggtcttttcctatttttcacccaacgc includes:
- the LOC133928883 gene encoding uncharacterized protein LOC133928883, producing MLTAVRRRLPHGILTAAFSTATSTAADQTIPYLISSCGLSPAAAARAAPSVRLASPAAAAQADAVLALLRRYGFSDADISTTVRKLPVVLVSDPANTLQPKLDFLASVGFAAPLLPRLISLSPIVLHRSVQDHLAPLFASLREVLGSDARVVVALRQMPFVIRCQPKSTLFRALPLLRDVHGLSPGEVSKVVALQPGVILQGPDRINEIVEAVRNAGVEPGSPMFVHVFSILSKMKTPTLESKIALYRRLGFGEDGVTQMIRRYPGSMAVSERKIEKIVGFLIRKAGLSLEDIVAYPALLTRSLEAHSRRCAVLAALRRAGKRQGQHRLAVVLVCTEERFLQVYVQPHLEELPDVLRSKNGEIPFEGFDGSEEQPKPPRKKMSA